GTCCCGACCACACCAGGGAAGGTCGCGTACCCGCCTCCGATGTTGATGCCGGCCACGCGTCCCTGCTTGTTGGCGTGGGTGCCCAGCGCGATGGCCGCCGGACGCCGCGACACCCGGTGGAACACCTCCACGCAGTCGCCCGCCGCCCACACGCCTTCGGAGGACGTCCTCATGCGGATGTCGGTCACGATGCCCCCGCTCGTCCCGACGTCGATGCCCGCGTCGGCCGCCAGGGACACGTCCGGACGGGAGCCCAGGCCCAGCGCCACGATGTCCGCCGGGATTGTCCTGCCGCCCGCGATCACCCCGGTCACCCGGCCCCCGGACGTCTCAAACGCCGACACCGCCTGTCCGGTCAGAAGGGTCACCCCCACGGCCCGGATGGCGTGGGCCACCAGCGCCCCCATGTCCGGGTCCAGGGTGCGCATTGGCTGTTCGTCCAGCTCGACGAGCGTCGTCTCCAGCCCCAGCCGCGCGAAAGCCTCCGCCATCTCCAGACCTATGTAGCCGGCTCCCACCACCACAGCACGCCTGGGGGAGCGGTCGCGGATGTCTTCGGTGATGGCGACTCCGTCCGACAGCGTCTGGACGCTGTGGATTCCCGCCGCGTCGGACCCCTCCAGCCGGGGACGAATCGGCCGGGCCCCCGTGGCGACGACCAATTGGTCGAATGGCTCGCGGAACTCAGAACCAGCTTCCAGGTCGTGCACGACCACGTGCCGGCCGCCCAGGTCGATGCCGATGACCTCGTGGCGGGTCCGGACGTCGATGCCGAACCGGTCGCGGAACTGCTGCGGCCACCGCGCCACCAGTCGGTCGGGGTCAGTGACGACGCCGCCTACCAGGTAGGGGATCCCGCAGGCGGAGTAGGACGTGTGCGGACCGCGCTCAAAGGCCAGGATCTCCAGGTCGTCCGGCCCCCGGCGGCGTCGCGCCTGCGAGGCGGCGCTCATGCCGGCGGCGTCGCCGCCGATGACGACCAGGCGATCGGTCACGCTGGAACCGACCCGCCAGGTCCCAGCCGCGGCGGCACCGGCACGGCAGGGCGCTGCGCCGGCCGCAGTGCCGGCACGTCGGGGGCCGAGCGGCTCATGACGAGCACCTCGAAGTCCCCCAGGCCCCCCCGCGCAGCCAGCAGCGCCGCAGCGCTGCGGGCGTTGAGGGTCTGCGGGTCCGGGCTGGTCATCTCCTCCAGGCGCTCACGCAGGCCCGTGGCCAGCAAAAAGTCCTTCTGCGAGCAGCGGGTGACGACTCGCAGCCCCGCCCCCTCGCCCTCGCGGATCACCGCGTCGAAGTCCACGTGGGTGGTTATGTCCCGCACGCCGGGCTCGGCCAGCGGGTCGGTCCCCAGGTCGTCGCGGCGGTAGGTGCGCAGGGTCGACCTGTTGACGGAGGTGTAGTCCACCAGCAGCAGGTAACCATGCTCGAGGACCGCCGCCGCCTGCGTGACCCAGTCCAGCGCCGCCAGGCCGGCCTCGGCGGTGTCTCCCTCGCCCACCTCCACTCCAGACAGTCGCGGGGACGACAGCGGCCCCGGCTCCAACCTCAGCGAGTCGCCGGCGGCCACGTACAGCTCGCGAAGCTCGCCCTTGCGCCGCGTGACGAGGTGGACCGGCAGCGTGTCCAGCAGCTCGTTGGCCAGAATGCACCCGTTCACGGGCGACGCTTGCCGCAGGTCCCTCACCCAGCGGACGGGGCGGCCGTCCAGCCGGGCGCGTTGGACCTGCTCGACCTCCGGGTTCGGCTCGACCAGCACCCACGACCAGGCCCGGCGGAGTCCTTCGGGGGCGTTGTCCATGGCCGCCGAGACCAGGTCCGCCGATCCCGGCCCCACCTCGCACACGTCCAAGCGGTCCGGACGCCCCAGCTCGTCCCAAAACCGCTCCACGGCCTCGGCCATGCATGCACCGAAGACGGGGGAGACCGTGGGCGAGGTCTCGAAGTCCCCCCCGGGCCCGGGGACGCGCCGGGCGTAGTACCCGAAGACGGGGTCGTGCAGGACGATCTGCATGTACCTGGCGAAGGTGACCGGCCCCCGCCGGGCGATCTCGCTACGGATCGCAGCTTCGGCCGGCGTCTGCTTCATCGTCGGAAGGATAGGCGCAGCGCAGGCCGTTTCGTGCCCGTCCGGCCGGGCAATCGCAACCCGATGCGACTTCGGCACATCTACTAGTCTGTCGGGTGTCCGGAGGCTGAGCTCAGGAGGGGTGGGTCATCTCGAGCCGTGGGCAGCAGCAGGCGCAGGTGGGGCACCGGACGCCGGGCGACGTCCGAAGTGCCTTCACGGGCCGTTTCGCGGACGCCGCGCGCGACATCGACGCCCGCGATCAGATCATGCTGGGCCTCCCTCCGGACCGCCGCCCTGAGGCATTGGCACTGGCCAAGGAGCTCGGTTTCACCTTCTATGTGTTCTGTGCCGGCGTGGACTGGCCGGAGGCCGAGCGCATGGAGGTCCTGGACCAGGTGTTCGACCCCCACGCGCTGCTCAGGCTGACGCTTCGATACGACCTGCCGCGCACCAAGCCCGTCCTGCCATCGGGCACCGGCGTCTACGCCGGCGCCAACTGGTACGAGCGGGAGACCTACGAGCTGTTCGGCATCGGGTTCACGGGACATCCACGGCTCAGCCGGCTGTTCCTGCCGGACTGGTTTGAAGGACACCCGTTGCGCAAGGACTTCGAGCTGGAGGCCCGAGTGGAGAAGCCCTGGCCGGGGGCATCGTTCGAGGGATGACATGACGACCGAATCACGCCAGTTCGTCCCCACGCAGGGTTACATCACGGCGGCGGTCGAGCGCGATCTGCCGACCGGGGACATGGTGCTGAACATCGGCCCCCAGCACCCCTCCACGCACGGGGTCCTGCGCGTGGTAGTCCGGCTGGACGGCGAGCGGGTAGTGGACGCCGACCCCGTGCTGGGTTACATGCACCGCGGCTACGAGAAGCTGGTGGAGCAGCGGTCGCCCCTGCAGATAAACACGCTGCTGAACCGGGTGGACTGGATCTCCAGCTTTATCTACGAGGTGCCGTTCTGCATCGCCTGCGAGCAGCTCGCGGAGATCGAGGTGAGCGAGCGGGCCCAGGCGGTGCGCGTGCTGATGATGGAGCTGTACCGGCTGGCCTCCCACTCCCTGTTCTGCGGCGTCTACGGACTCGAGCTTGGCGCCCTTACAGCGCCGATGTACGGCTACCGCGACCGCGAGTACGCGCTGGACCTGCACGAGGCCATAACGGGCCAGCGGCTCCACTCCAACTACTCGCGGATCGGCGGCCTGAAAGAGGACCTGCCCAAGGGCTTCTACGAGACCCTTCCGAAGGTCGTGGAGTACTTCCGCACGCGTGTAGACCAATGGCTGGACTTCCTCATAGGAAACGACGTGTTCACCGAGCGCACCCGGGACGTGGGACCGCTCCCGCTGGACATGGCGCTGGACTACGGGGTTTCGGGTCCGAACCTGCGTGCGAGCGGGATCGCCTACGACGTCCGCAAGCAGGATTCGATCCTGGGCTACGACGGCTACGAGTTCCAGGTCCCGGTGGGGGAGACGGGCGACTGCTTTGACCGTTACGTGCAGCGCGTCCGGGAGTTGTGGGAGTCATGCAACATCATCGAGCAGGTCGTGGAAGGACTGCCGCCGGGACCGGTTACGAGCAAGGTCCCGCGGACCTTTCGGATCCCCGAGGGCGAGATATACGTGCGCGCCGAAGGGCCCCGCGGCGAGATCGGCTACCACATCATCTCGACGGGAGCCCGCGAGCCTTACCGCATGAGGCTGCGGACGCCGTCGTTCGCCAACATCGCCGTGCTGCCGGAGATCCTCCGAGGAGTGTTCGTCCCGGACGTCGTCGCGATCCTGGGCAGCTTCGACTTCGTAGTCGGGGACGTCGACCGGTGAACGTGGGGGCCTACGACGCCGTGGGCGACTCCGCGGTGGCGGCGGGTGCCTCCGGGTAGACCCGCATCCCGTCACGGAGGCGCTCGATCGTTCGAGCGAGCAGCCGCGACACCTGCATCTGGGAGACCCCGAG
This genomic window from Actinomycetota bacterium contains:
- a CDS encoding NADH-quinone oxidoreductase subunit C, yielding MGHRTPGDVRSAFTGRFADAARDIDARDQIMLGLPPDRRPEALALAKELGFTFYVFCAGVDWPEAERMEVLDQVFDPHALLRLTLRYDLPRTKPVLPSGTGVYAGANWYERETYELFGIGFTGHPRLSRLFLPDWFEGHPLRKDFELEARVEKPWPGASFEG
- a CDS encoding SAM-dependent methyltransferase; amino-acid sequence: MKQTPAEAAIRSEIARRGPVTFARYMQIVLHDPVFGYYARRVPGPGGDFETSPTVSPVFGACMAEAVERFWDELGRPDRLDVCEVGPGSADLVSAAMDNAPEGLRRAWSWVLVEPNPEVEQVQRARLDGRPVRWVRDLRQASPVNGCILANELLDTLPVHLVTRRKGELRELYVAAGDSLRLEPGPLSSPRLSGVEVGEGDTAEAGLAALDWVTQAAAVLEHGYLLLVDYTSVNRSTLRTYRRDDLGTDPLAEPGVRDITTHVDFDAVIREGEGAGLRVVTRCSQKDFLLATGLRERLEEMTSPDPQTLNARSAAALLAARGGLGDFEVLVMSRSAPDVPALRPAQRPAVPVPPRLGPGGSVPA
- a CDS encoding NADH-quinone oxidoreductase subunit D 1 is translated as MTTESRQFVPTQGYITAAVERDLPTGDMVLNIGPQHPSTHGVLRVVVRLDGERVVDADPVLGYMHRGYEKLVEQRSPLQINTLLNRVDWISSFIYEVPFCIACEQLAEIEVSERAQAVRVLMMELYRLASHSLFCGVYGLELGALTAPMYGYRDREYALDLHEAITGQRLHSNYSRIGGLKEDLPKGFYETLPKVVEYFRTRVDQWLDFLIGNDVFTERTRDVGPLPLDMALDYGVSGPNLRASGIAYDVRKQDSILGYDGYEFQVPVGETGDCFDRYVQRVRELWESCNIIEQVVEGLPPGPVTSKVPRTFRIPEGEIYVRAEGPRGEIGYHIISTGAREPYRMRLRTPSFANIAVLPEILRGVFVPDVVAILGSFDFVVGDVDR
- a CDS encoding FAD-dependent oxidoreductase; this encodes MTDRLVVIGGDAAGMSAASQARRRRGPDDLEILAFERGPHTSYSACGIPYLVGGVVTDPDRLVARWPQQFRDRFGIDVRTRHEVIGIDLGGRHVVVHDLEAGSEFREPFDQLVVATGARPIRPRLEGSDAAGIHSVQTLSDGVAITEDIRDRSPRRAVVVGAGYIGLEMAEAFARLGLETTLVELDEQPMRTLDPDMGALVAHAIRAVGVTLLTGQAVSAFETSGGRVTGVIAGGRTIPADIVALGLGSRPDVSLAADAGIDVGTSGGIVTDIRMRTSSEGVWAAGDCVEVFHRVSRRPAAIALGTHANKQGRVAGINIGGGYATFPGVVGT
- a CDS encoding sigma-70 family RNA polymerase sigma factor, translating into GMELVEQLADLGPALRKLSQDERNLLSLRFHHDLSQHEIASRLGVSQMQVSRLLARTIERLRDGMRVYPEAPAATAESPTAS